The following coding sequences are from one Microbacterium wangchenii window:
- a CDS encoding thioesterase family protein encodes MNLLWRTLLVIARARRSVRRSGKRLPPSAVGRIRLTTLPTDIDILKHMNNGRYLSVFDLGRWDLLVRTGLLEEMNTHGWYPVVSSETVTFRKSLNLWQRFELETRLIGHDDRALYLEHRAVVRGEIYARAIIRARMLKRSGGTVDHDELFTALGYPEGLPDVESWVHEWAAASALPSQRRPAPSVWD; translated from the coding sequence GTGAATCTCCTCTGGCGCACCCTCCTGGTCATCGCCCGTGCTCGGCGCTCGGTGCGCCGCTCGGGGAAGCGGCTCCCGCCCAGCGCGGTCGGCCGCATCCGGCTGACCACGCTCCCCACCGACATCGACATCCTCAAGCACATGAACAACGGCCGCTACCTGTCGGTGTTCGACCTGGGGCGGTGGGATCTGCTCGTGCGGACGGGCCTGCTGGAGGAGATGAACACTCACGGGTGGTACCCCGTCGTCTCCAGCGAGACGGTCACGTTCCGAAAGTCGCTCAACCTGTGGCAGCGCTTCGAGCTGGAGACCCGCCTCATCGGCCACGACGACCGGGCGCTGTACCTCGAGCACCGGGCGGTCGTGCGCGGCGAGATCTACGCGCGGGCGATCATCCGCGCCCGCATGCTCAAGCGCTCGGGCGGCACCGTCGACCACGACGAGCTGTTCACCGCGCTCGGCTACCCCGAGGGGCTGCCCGACGTCGAGTCGTGGGTGCACGAGTGGGCAGCGGCATCCGCGCTGCCCTCGCAGCGCCGGCCCGCCCCCAGCGTGTGGGACTGA
- the rocD gene encoding ornithine--oxo-acid transaminase has product MTLRLDTGTVHIIDDEREHVASNYAPLPVVISRGEGSWVTDVEGKRYLDLLSAYSALNFGHGHPAILAAAREQLERLTLTSRAYHNDRLGPFAAALAELCGKELVLPMNTGAEAVETGIKVARAWGYRVKGIPADAATVVVADGNFHGRTTTIVGFSDDAAARDDFGPFAAGFVRVPFGDAAAIEAAIDENTAAVLIEPIQGEAGIIVPPEGYLRAVREICTAKNVLFIADEIQSGLGRVGTTFACDREGVVPDVYLLGKALGGGILPLSAVVADRDVLGVIRPGEHGSTFGGNPLAAAVGLRVVEMLASGEFQTRATALGDHLQGRLAELVGSGVTAVRAAGLWAGIDIDPAVGTGREVAERLLARGVLVKDTHGQTIRIAPPLVIRATELDWAVEQLKYVLDA; this is encoded by the coding sequence ATGACCCTGCGGCTGGACACCGGGACGGTGCACATCATCGACGACGAGCGCGAGCACGTCGCATCCAACTACGCGCCCCTGCCGGTGGTCATCTCCCGCGGCGAGGGATCGTGGGTGACCGACGTCGAGGGCAAGCGGTACCTCGACCTGCTGTCGGCCTACTCCGCGCTGAACTTCGGTCACGGGCATCCGGCGATCCTCGCCGCCGCCCGCGAGCAGCTCGAGCGGCTCACCCTGACCAGCCGCGCGTACCACAACGACCGGCTGGGGCCCTTCGCCGCGGCGCTGGCCGAGCTGTGCGGCAAAGAGCTCGTGCTGCCCATGAACACCGGCGCCGAGGCCGTCGAGACCGGCATCAAGGTGGCCCGCGCGTGGGGGTATCGGGTCAAGGGGATCCCGGCGGATGCGGCCACCGTCGTCGTGGCCGACGGCAACTTCCACGGCCGCACCACCACGATCGTGGGGTTCAGCGACGACGCGGCCGCCCGCGACGACTTCGGACCCTTCGCCGCCGGGTTCGTCCGCGTGCCGTTCGGCGATGCCGCCGCGATCGAGGCGGCCATCGACGAGAACACCGCCGCGGTGCTGATCGAGCCCATCCAAGGCGAAGCGGGCATCATCGTGCCGCCGGAGGGCTACCTCCGCGCCGTCCGCGAGATCTGCACCGCGAAGAATGTCCTGTTCATCGCCGACGAGATCCAGTCCGGCCTCGGCCGCGTCGGCACGACCTTCGCGTGCGACCGTGAGGGCGTCGTGCCCGACGTCTACCTGCTGGGCAAGGCGCTGGGGGGCGGCATCCTGCCGCTGTCGGCCGTCGTCGCCGACCGTGACGTGCTCGGGGTCATCCGCCCCGGGGAGCACGGCTCCACCTTCGGCGGCAACCCGCTGGCGGCGGCCGTCGGGCTCCGCGTGGTCGAGATGCTCGCGTCGGGGGAGTTCCAGACCCGCGCGACAGCGCTCGGCGACCACCTCCAGGGGCGGCTGGCCGAACTCGTCGGCTCGGGCGTCACCGCCGTCCGGGCGGCCGGGCTGTGGGCCGGCATCGACATCGATCCGGCCGTCGGCACCGGGCGGGAGGTCGCCGAGCGGCTGCTGGCCCGCGGCGTCCTGGTCAAGGACACGCACGGGCAGACGATCCGCATCGCCCCGCCGCTGGTCATCCGCGCGACGGAGCTGGACTGGGCCGTCGAGCAGCTCAAGTACGTCCTCGACGCGTAG
- a CDS encoding proline dehydrogenase family protein: MSTTAPALPPDLADRAVELAARWVSESSAEPADRSAQRLAGVLRDPQGLPFTIGFVDGVMRPESLSAAASQLHRIAPLVPDFLPWYLRGAVHVGGAVAPALPAPIVPIARRALREMVGHLVVDARPAKLGPALAKLRENGARLNLNLLGEAVLGEAEAERRLDGIHELIRRPDVDYVSVKVSAIASHLSLWAFDDMVERVAERLMPLYLSAAADGTFINLDMEEYRDLDLTIAVFTRVLEDPRLAGLEAGIVLQAYLPDALPALRELTAWARQRVAGGAARIKIRLVKGANLAMERVDAVLHGWTTATYDSKLDTDANYLRCLSEALRPESTAAVRVGVAGHNLFDIAHAWLLATERGVTADVEVEMLLGMAQGQAAAVAREVGAVLLYVPVVRPDEFDVAISYLVRRLEENAAGENFLSTAFDLADDPELFARERERYLASVQRAADPRLPVGARRSQEREGEPAPDAPRILRDPPAAEEGLTQAVLGIARSATPDDDDPGRVVFGGEAFVETAVYSPREDDEAAVGAPGFRNAPDSDPALPANREWAAAVLARVPASVGGDAVLADARVADAAMLDAVVGGVRDASAAWAARPAAERAEILTRAARVLAARRGLLIEVAASETGKVFAEADTEVSEAVDFADYYAATARELDRVPGAVFTPARVTVVAPPWNFPLAIPAGGVLAALAAGSGVIFKPAPQARRCAAVVAEALWDAGIPREVLALVDLDEETLGRSLIEHPAVERVVLTGSWETAQLFRSWRPDLPLLAETSGKNAIVVMPSADLDLAASDLVRSAFGHAGQKCSAASLAILVGPVARSRRFAQQLVDATTSLRVGPASDPLSEVGPLIEAPQGKLAWALTTLDEGERWLVEPRELDFGPEEAGRYWTPGIRTGVSPGSRFHREEFFGPVLGIMHASSLAPAVELQNAVEYGLTAGLYTQNPGDLALWLDRVQAGNLYVNRGITGAIVQRQPFGGWKRSSVGPGAKAGGPNYLVGLGSWRGTSGGPASSTLHLRGLDSRITGLIEAAQSTLHYEAFEWLRRGALSDAIAWDREFGRVKDVSRLGVERNLLRYRPVDGVAVRATADAPWQAVLRVVLAGVRAGGGFTLSTPVGLPAEVRRALGDLRVPVAVETDEQWMQRMVAPSTPDGDEAAASAPRPPRARLVGARESVTALHRALATAVEGDPDLAVYADEVTTAGRLELPPFLREQSISITAHRYGTPDPWSAAVI, encoded by the coding sequence ATGAGCACGACTGCGCCCGCGCTGCCGCCCGACCTCGCGGACCGTGCCGTCGAACTCGCCGCCCGGTGGGTGTCCGAGTCCTCCGCCGAGCCGGCGGATCGGTCCGCGCAACGCCTGGCGGGCGTGCTCCGCGATCCGCAGGGGCTGCCGTTCACGATCGGCTTCGTCGACGGGGTCATGCGCCCCGAGAGCCTCTCGGCCGCTGCATCCCAGCTGCACCGCATCGCCCCGCTCGTGCCCGATTTCCTGCCGTGGTACCTGCGCGGCGCCGTCCACGTCGGCGGTGCCGTGGCGCCCGCGCTCCCCGCCCCCATCGTGCCGATCGCGCGCCGCGCACTGCGCGAGATGGTCGGGCACCTTGTGGTCGACGCCCGCCCCGCCAAGCTCGGCCCGGCACTCGCGAAGCTCCGGGAGAACGGCGCGCGGCTCAACCTCAACCTGCTGGGCGAGGCCGTGCTGGGAGAAGCAGAGGCCGAGCGTCGGCTCGACGGCATCCACGAGCTCATCCGCCGACCCGACGTCGACTACGTCTCGGTCAAAGTGTCGGCGATCGCGTCGCACCTGTCGCTGTGGGCCTTCGACGACATGGTCGAGCGCGTGGCCGAGCGCCTCATGCCGCTGTACCTCAGCGCCGCCGCCGACGGCACGTTCATCAACCTCGACATGGAGGAGTACCGCGACCTCGACCTCACGATCGCGGTGTTCACGCGCGTCCTGGAGGATCCGCGCCTCGCGGGGCTCGAGGCCGGGATCGTGCTGCAGGCGTACCTGCCGGACGCGCTGCCGGCCCTGCGGGAACTGACCGCGTGGGCGCGTCAGCGGGTGGCGGGAGGTGCTGCGCGCATCAAGATCCGCCTCGTAAAGGGCGCCAACCTCGCGATGGAACGCGTGGACGCGGTGCTCCACGGCTGGACGACGGCCACCTATGACAGCAAGCTCGACACCGACGCGAACTACCTGCGGTGCCTCTCCGAAGCCCTCCGGCCCGAATCGACCGCCGCGGTGCGGGTGGGGGTGGCCGGCCACAACCTCTTCGACATCGCCCACGCGTGGCTCCTCGCCACCGAGCGCGGGGTCACCGCCGACGTCGAGGTCGAGATGCTCCTGGGCATGGCCCAGGGGCAGGCCGCTGCCGTGGCCCGTGAGGTCGGGGCCGTGCTGCTGTACGTGCCGGTCGTGCGGCCCGACGAGTTCGACGTGGCGATCAGCTACCTCGTGCGCCGCCTGGAGGAGAACGCGGCGGGGGAGAACTTCCTCTCCACGGCGTTCGATCTCGCGGATGATCCCGAGCTCTTCGCCCGCGAGCGCGAGCGGTACCTGGCCTCCGTCCAGCGCGCCGCCGATCCGCGACTGCCCGTCGGCGCCCGGCGCAGCCAGGAGCGCGAGGGCGAGCCGGCGCCGGACGCGCCGCGCATCCTCCGCGACCCCCCGGCCGCGGAGGAGGGGCTCACCCAGGCGGTGCTCGGCATCGCGCGGTCGGCCACGCCGGACGACGACGATCCCGGCCGGGTCGTCTTCGGCGGGGAGGCGTTCGTGGAGACGGCGGTGTACTCCCCGCGGGAGGACGACGAGGCCGCCGTCGGCGCGCCCGGGTTCCGCAACGCCCCCGACTCGGATCCCGCACTCCCGGCCAACCGGGAGTGGGCCGCCGCGGTCCTCGCCCGTGTGCCCGCCTCGGTCGGCGGCGACGCCGTGCTGGCGGATGCGCGCGTGGCGGATGCCGCGATGCTGGATGCCGTCGTGGGCGGCGTGCGGGACGCATCCGCCGCCTGGGCGGCGCGCCCCGCGGCGGAGCGCGCGGAGATCCTCACGCGCGCGGCCCGCGTCCTGGCCGCACGGCGAGGGCTGCTCATCGAGGTCGCCGCCTCCGAGACCGGCAAGGTGTTCGCCGAGGCCGACACCGAGGTCAGCGAGGCGGTCGACTTCGCCGACTACTACGCCGCGACGGCGCGCGAGCTCGACCGCGTCCCCGGCGCCGTCTTCACGCCGGCACGGGTGACCGTCGTCGCCCCGCCGTGGAACTTCCCCCTCGCCATCCCCGCCGGCGGCGTGCTGGCCGCGCTCGCCGCCGGCAGCGGCGTGATCTTCAAGCCCGCACCGCAGGCCCGCCGCTGCGCCGCCGTGGTCGCCGAGGCCCTGTGGGACGCCGGCATCCCCCGTGAGGTGCTCGCGCTCGTCGACCTCGACGAGGAGACCCTCGGTCGATCGCTGATCGAGCATCCCGCCGTCGAGCGGGTCGTCCTCACCGGGTCGTGGGAGACCGCGCAGCTGTTCCGCTCCTGGCGCCCCGACCTGCCGCTGCTGGCCGAGACGAGCGGCAAGAACGCGATCGTCGTGATGCCCTCCGCCGACCTCGACCTGGCGGCATCCGATCTGGTCCGAAGCGCGTTCGGGCACGCCGGGCAGAAGTGCTCCGCCGCGTCGCTGGCGATCCTCGTCGGCCCCGTCGCGCGGTCGCGGCGCTTCGCTCAGCAGCTCGTCGACGCCACGACGTCGCTGCGGGTGGGCCCCGCCTCCGATCCGCTGAGCGAGGTCGGCCCCCTCATCGAGGCGCCGCAGGGCAAGCTCGCGTGGGCGCTGACGACGCTGGACGAGGGGGAGCGGTGGCTCGTCGAACCGCGGGAGCTGGACTTCGGCCCGGAGGAGGCCGGACGGTACTGGACCCCCGGCATCCGCACCGGCGTGTCGCCCGGGTCGCGCTTCCACCGCGAGGAGTTCTTCGGACCCGTCCTCGGCATCATGCACGCGTCCTCCCTCGCGCCGGCCGTCGAGCTGCAGAACGCCGTGGAGTACGGCCTCACCGCGGGGCTGTACACGCAGAACCCCGGCGATCTCGCGCTGTGGCTGGACCGCGTGCAGGCGGGGAACCTCTACGTCAACCGCGGCATCACCGGCGCGATCGTGCAGCGCCAGCCGTTCGGCGGGTGGAAGCGCTCGTCCGTGGGCCCCGGCGCCAAGGCCGGCGGCCCGAACTACCTCGTCGGGCTGGGGTCGTGGCGGGGCACCAGCGGCGGGCCCGCATCCTCGACCCTGCACCTGCGCGGGCTCGATTCGCGCATCACGGGCCTCATCGAGGCCGCGCAGTCGACGCTGCACTACGAGGCGTTCGAGTGGCTCCGCCGTGGCGCCCTCTCGGACGCGATCGCGTGGGATCGGGAGTTCGGCCGCGTGAAGGACGTCTCCCGTCTCGGCGTCGAGCGCAACCTGCTGCGCTACCGGCCGGTGGACGGCGTGGCGGTGCGGGCGACGGCGGATGCTCCGTGGCAGGCGGTGCTGCGCGTCGTGCTCGCGGGCGTGCGGGCGGGCGGGGGCTTCACGCTGAGCACCCCGGTGGGGCTCCCCGCCGAGGTGCGGCGCGCGCTGGGCGACCTCCGCGTGCCCGTCGCCGTCGAGACCGACGAGCAGTGGATGCAGCGGATGGTCGCGCCGAGCACCCCGGACGGCGACGAGGCCGCAGCATCCGCCCCTCGCCCTCCGCGCGCGCGGCTGGTGGGCGCGCGCGAGAGCGTCACGGCGCTGCACCGGGCGCTGGCCACGGCGGTCGAGGGCGATCCGGACCTCGCCGTCTACGCCGACGAGGTCACCACCGCCGGGCGTCTCGAGCTGCCGCCGTTCCTGCGCGAGCAGTCGATCTCGATCACGGCGCACCGCTACGGCACGCCCGACCCCTGGAGCGCCGCCGTCATCTGA
- the ddaH gene encoding dimethylargininase, translating into MSTHESVAPATGTERIQQHRRYLMCRPEHFTVSYSINPWMEPSRPTDTARALQQWQTLYDTYLALGHDVDLIDPIDGLPDMVYTANGGFLIDGVAYGAKFRFAERVPEGPAFMEWFAANGFDVVEPAEVNEGEGDFLLVGQTILAGTGFRSTGDSHREVGEVFGREVVSLTLTDPRFYHLDTAIAVLDPVEGPGGAERANIAYLPNAFDGRSQAILRERYPDAIQVSDADGAVFGLNSASDGRNVIISPRAAGFEAQLRERGYTPVMLDLSELLLGGGGIKCCTLELRGAVR; encoded by the coding sequence ATGTCCACGCACGAATCCGTCGCCCCCGCTACCGGCACCGAGCGCATCCAGCAGCACCGCCGCTACCTCATGTGCCGTCCCGAGCACTTCACGGTCAGCTACAGCATCAACCCGTGGATGGAACCCTCCCGCCCCACCGACACGGCCCGCGCTCTGCAGCAGTGGCAGACGCTGTACGACACCTACCTCGCGCTGGGTCACGACGTCGACCTCATCGACCCCATCGACGGCCTGCCCGACATGGTCTACACCGCCAACGGCGGGTTCCTCATCGACGGAGTCGCGTACGGCGCGAAGTTCCGCTTCGCCGAGCGGGTGCCCGAAGGTCCGGCGTTCATGGAGTGGTTCGCGGCGAACGGCTTCGACGTCGTCGAGCCGGCCGAAGTGAACGAGGGCGAGGGGGACTTCCTCCTCGTCGGCCAGACGATCCTCGCCGGCACCGGGTTCCGCTCCACCGGAGACAGCCACCGCGAGGTCGGCGAGGTGTTCGGCCGCGAGGTCGTCTCCCTGACCCTGACCGACCCCCGGTTCTACCACCTCGACACCGCGATCGCCGTCCTCGACCCGGTCGAGGGGCCCGGGGGAGCCGAGCGGGCCAACATCGCCTACCTGCCCAACGCGTTCGACGGGCGCAGCCAGGCGATCCTGCGCGAGCGCTACCCCGACGCGATCCAGGTGTCGGATGCCGACGGCGCGGTGTTCGGCCTGAACTCCGCCAGCGACGGCCGGAACGTCATCATCTCCCCGCGCGCGGCCGGCTTCGAGGCACAGCTGCGCGAGCGCGGCTACACCCCCGTCATGCTCGACCTCTCGGAGCTGCTGCTGGGCGGCGGCGGCATCAAGTGCTGCACGCTCGAACTGCGGGGAGCGGTCCGATGA
- a CDS encoding transglutaminase domain-containing protein, translating into MLASVLWWVGIAAAVLLLVAGVLLVVFGARRLRRRPAPAPTEPAGPTAAAPSPHYAHYDPANPHYRDGWQFIQGQWTQVQVWDASSQQWYVHGVDATGAATATAVGVTAAPAVSAPKKRAAGIAMLTVGALLAVAAIPLGVASAGPLLTSTAAAGRLPTDIVSESDEFRYTAAITIADDEELTFRFRVDPEPYDDAAYENNERNTAMVAAYYDSDFSQLADYYLGSSSIDHSVTLSPSPPKFRNADADPLFEEDQRRSWAPMDTLYVVQYLDPDGKEFDKPIVTMAHVRPTTEVPATPQVQYTAAADGFLELTWAPVEGAVEYVPLLATTNPDLGYTDYEALGTVDGSATAWSTRDVETADCWFSGIGDSVQNCALRGAYLALENGEAIGYGLMAIGADGARSFIDRFDGRMLNAMLPGEVSIERPAGTTTVYTGTLDSFPTTARTLTVGATQGDVPLVFDRAEREGAIGYIHARVPGTVAAVSLGWDHVDGTWDAFVEGVRARLEAALPRPTGIFESSYQELATPASDAPVSREAPDVDFPLPDEFGEIGEYVAANLIAGNERIDMDAVANPFAPGELVEAVISQTPYAMVRTYSFRQVDERLVLEVDYPLPVEEMRRVQEETRAKAQAVVAEVVRDGMGERDIALALNDWITAHAEYDYVAFDAVQADRSRWYAPEYAPAWRADGILLGGSGVCAGYALAYKALSDEAGIDTVYVLGNANATGHAWNKTFMDGKWQVVDPTWNDAPTPNELFGISDEVALTQWSHELSSTRWTIPSMVGQYAAG; encoded by the coding sequence GTGCTCGCTTCCGTGCTCTGGTGGGTGGGTATCGCCGCAGCCGTTCTGCTGCTGGTCGCGGGCGTCCTGCTGGTGGTGTTCGGCGCCCGTCGCCTGCGGCGCCGTCCGGCCCCTGCGCCGACGGAACCGGCGGGGCCGACAGCGGCCGCACCCAGCCCCCACTACGCCCACTACGACCCGGCCAACCCGCACTACCGCGACGGCTGGCAGTTCATCCAGGGCCAGTGGACGCAGGTGCAGGTGTGGGATGCCTCGTCGCAGCAGTGGTACGTCCACGGGGTCGACGCCACCGGCGCCGCCACGGCCACGGCGGTCGGCGTGACCGCCGCCCCCGCCGTATCCGCTCCGAAGAAGCGGGCGGCCGGCATCGCCATGCTCACCGTCGGCGCCCTGCTCGCCGTGGCCGCGATCCCCCTCGGCGTGGCATCCGCCGGTCCGCTTCTGACCAGCACCGCCGCCGCCGGCAGGCTGCCGACGGACATCGTCTCGGAGTCCGACGAGTTCCGTTACACCGCCGCGATCACGATCGCCGACGATGAGGAACTCACCTTCCGGTTCCGTGTCGACCCGGAGCCCTACGACGACGCGGCGTACGAGAACAACGAGCGCAACACCGCGATGGTGGCCGCCTACTACGACTCCGACTTCAGCCAGCTGGCCGATTACTACCTCGGCTCGTCGTCCATCGACCACTCCGTCACGCTCTCACCCTCCCCGCCGAAGTTCCGAAACGCCGACGCCGATCCGCTCTTCGAGGAGGACCAGCGGCGGTCGTGGGCGCCGATGGACACGCTGTACGTCGTGCAGTACCTCGACCCCGACGGCAAGGAGTTCGACAAGCCGATCGTGACGATGGCGCACGTGCGTCCGACCACCGAGGTGCCGGCCACCCCGCAGGTGCAGTACACCGCCGCCGCCGACGGATTCCTCGAACTCACGTGGGCACCGGTCGAGGGCGCCGTGGAGTACGTGCCGCTGCTGGCCACGACGAATCCCGACCTCGGGTACACCGATTACGAGGCGCTGGGCACGGTGGACGGCTCCGCGACGGCCTGGTCGACGCGGGATGTCGAGACCGCGGACTGCTGGTTCAGCGGTATCGGCGACAGCGTGCAGAACTGCGCCCTGAGAGGGGCGTACCTCGCCCTCGAGAACGGCGAAGCCATCGGCTACGGCCTGATGGCGATCGGCGCGGATGGCGCCCGCTCGTTCATCGACCGCTTCGACGGCCGCATGCTCAACGCGATGCTGCCCGGCGAGGTGTCGATCGAACGCCCCGCCGGCACCACGACGGTGTACACCGGCACGCTGGACAGCTTTCCCACGACCGCGCGCACCCTCACTGTGGGAGCCACCCAGGGCGACGTGCCGCTCGTCTTCGACCGCGCCGAACGCGAGGGCGCGATCGGTTACATCCACGCGCGCGTGCCGGGCACCGTCGCGGCGGTCTCGCTCGGCTGGGATCACGTCGACGGCACGTGGGACGCGTTCGTCGAGGGGGTGCGCGCACGACTGGAGGCAGCGCTCCCCCGCCCCACCGGCATCTTCGAATCGTCGTACCAGGAGCTGGCCACGCCGGCGTCCGACGCGCCCGTGTCGCGGGAAGCGCCCGACGTGGACTTCCCGCTGCCCGACGAGTTCGGGGAGATCGGCGAGTACGTCGCGGCGAACCTCATCGCGGGCAACGAGCGCATCGACATGGATGCGGTGGCCAACCCCTTCGCCCCCGGCGAGCTCGTGGAGGCCGTGATCAGTCAGACCCCGTACGCGATGGTGCGCACCTACAGCTTCCGGCAGGTCGACGAGCGCCTCGTGCTCGAGGTGGACTATCCGCTCCCCGTCGAGGAGATGCGCCGCGTGCAGGAGGAGACCCGCGCCAAGGCGCAGGCGGTCGTCGCGGAGGTCGTCCGCGACGGCATGGGCGAGCGCGACATCGCGCTCGCCCTGAACGACTGGATCACCGCCCACGCCGAGTACGACTACGTCGCCTTCGACGCCGTCCAGGCCGACCGCAGCCGCTGGTACGCGCCGGAGTACGCGCCGGCGTGGCGGGCCGACGGGATCCTGCTCGGCGGGTCGGGGGTGTGCGCCGGGTACGCCCTCGCCTACAAGGCCCTCTCCGACGAGGCCGGGATCGACACCGTGTACGTGCTGGGCAACGCCAACGCGACCGGGCACGCCTGGAACAAGACGTTCATGGACGGCAAGTGGCAGGTGGTGGATCCGACCTGGAACGATGCGCCGACACCCAACGAGCTGTTCGGCATCTCCGACGAGGTCGCGCTCACGCAGTGGAGCCACGAGCTCAGTTCGACGCGATGGACGATCCCTTCGATGGTGGGGCAGTACGCGGCCGGCTGA